attatatttttggtaaaattgcTTACATGGCATTCTCTCATTTGACAGTGTAAACCCTTTGTTTAGCCCAAGACCGACCGGACCAATTAACACTCTACTTCAAAAGAAGATAGTCTAGTGTTTTTGGAACTCGAAGAAGAAGGTGTGTTTGTACTTTGTTCCTCATGGAGGCAACTCTTCTCAGCTCGCACCACTTCCATCCTCAACTCTTTCCCataaaacccaccaaaatcccaggtcagtttttgcttttttatgtTCATTTGCGTTTGTTTCCTGATAAAACCAAAGGAAAAGCAAAGTTAAAGTAAGcgaaagcaaagaaaagaaaggaaaagtgaagaaaagtcTGTAAATTTGTTTCTTTCGTTTTGTTTATTGGactttattatcattttttttttcataagaaaCCAAGAGGGTGTCATTCTTTAGATgcaatttcttaaattttatttggcttagtgctttttttttctttggcgtgaCATGTGGGAATTTTGCTTCTTTGTGTTTTGTGTGTGCGATGATTTTGGTCCaagaaaaagtttttcttttggatagtTATTGTTGGGGTTTGCTAAATTTTCAGTTTATGAGTTACTTGCATTGGTTTAGCCAAGGTTGATAATATATTGTggtgtgtgtttgtgttgtagttttgaagaatttttttttttttttgataagtaacgtaAGAAATTTGGGAGAATTATTAGGATTGTGGATTTGGTTAGTATGAGAATTGTTTCTGTGTATTATCTATTAGAATAATGTGATTAAGCTGTATGTGGCCTAAAAGATTGTTACTTtaattacaattattattttctttttgtatatttGAAGATGTAACTTTTATTGACATGGAGGAGAGACCTTAAGTACAGAGAGTGTGTATGCAAAGCTCTCCTAAAGAATTACATTGTATAAGGTTACTATGAGAAAAATTGTTGCTGTGttgaattttgattgtgttCAGAATTGCATGCTGGAGTTGATTTCTGTGCCAAATAGTGTTTCATCTTTGTGAACATTGGATGGATATGGGGCAAAATCCCAGCATGGGACTTTTCACACTAGAACCATtcgtttttatatttttcataatatgaATGACAGGGTTTATTGATAATCGTTCATTGTGGGTTGTGTGAATGCACTAGAAGAGTTATACTTAGTCTAGCTCCAGATTATCATTTCTGTCTCTTTTAATTGGCCTTCCTcttcaaattgtaaaattataagGAATCAAAAGGGCACATTTAGACATTGGAGTCATCGATTGAAGTTGTGTTACTTTTGGAAGCTTGGGGTCAGCAATCTTTTGTCATCCTCATCTGTTGGGTTGGAAAACTTTTTCTGGAGGTCTCTCTCTTGGAGTGTTTTGCTTCATATAATTAACATGCTCTATCATTTGCTATATCACCAATTGGCTTCACAGTGAATAATAGTATAGCTTCCTGGATGACTTTGGTATACTGAATACAGATATATTTGTATCTGGACTTATTGTGCAACTATTACATCTTAATTACAGGTGGACATGCGGAACGTGGTCTGCAATTTTGTAATCCACTGTTTGCCAAAACCCAAGTTACCTTTAAGAGAAATCCTTTGGAATCCCATAGGAGGCATTTCCTGTTCCAAAACAAGCCTTTCTTCTCCAAAGTGAACAAAAAATTCTGTGTTAATTTCTCAGATCAGCTCCAAAGTGACTATGTGAATGTTGATGCTACATCTACAgcatctcaaaattttaatgttgTACCTCTGAAGCCTGATGATGGGGCAGATACTCTTAGTTTGCTTGAGATTAATAACACTAAGACTGTACAGCACATACccaaaatgtttaaaaataggTTTCTAGATTTTGTACGGCTGAGTTCTGTCCTGAATAATGCTGCTGAATCATTTTTCAAGAGCGAGATACGTCGTAGGTTATTTGTGACAGCTGTACTAATTATAATTAGTCGTATTGGATATTTCATTCCTTTACCTGGATTTGATAGAAGATTGGTACCTCAAGATTACCTCAGCTTTGTCTCAGGCTCTGTTGGTAagttacaaaaaagaaaaagaaaaatgtgtacatatatgtatttatatatatatttatgatgtCCATATGACTATTCCTATACTGTTTAACACCTATATGATTTGTCTGCCATGAATGaacaaaaacttgtttttgcaACTGTGGAAATTCAATGCCTTCATTTATTATAACTTCAATTTATACATGTGTATAATCATTAATGTTGCTTCTGGCAGATGAACTTGGTGATTTCACAGGAGAGCTTAAGCTGTCACTTTTTCAGCTTGGGATCAGTCCTCAGATAATAGCATCAATTATCATGCAGGTTGCTGCATTTCTTCTGCCATGATACACAAATGTGCTGAATTCTTACTTTATAGGCCCTCTATTAGATATATACTATTCAATATCTGTGCTGAATTTTATGAACTTGATGTACAGGTACTCTGTCATGTAGTTCCCTCCTTAGTAAAGCTACGGAAGGAAGGCTTAGATGGCCATGAGAAGATTAAGAGTTATATGTGTGTCTAGTTATTCATCTCAAGCAGTGAGCGAGTCTTTGCTACGCAATTTTGTAGTGTTTGTTTCGTAAATGTATTTTGAAGATTCTCAACCCTATGAATGTCTCTTCCATTTCAGATGGTGGATGTCTCTTGGCTTCGCAATATTGGAGGCTGTGATAGTTGCTTGCTACTCACTTCAATATTCAATTTACGCAGCTAGTCATAGGTAATTTGCTGGGAAgaaatcattttcaaaaatgtACTAAGATTTCAATTTCCTTTCACAAGTTGGAAGTAAAATGCTCTAAAGATGATTTGACAATACATTTTCTTTCTGATATCAAAGATGTTGGGTTGCCTTATCCACTACTGCACCTAGCATGTcttaatctttgttttttactatataatatTCTTCTTTCTAATTGATGGTTGGTATCTATGCTATATTCAATGCACGCAATCCTCAAACTATAGTATGTGTATTAATTTTGGTTACAGTTAGGTGATCATGATACCATAGTAACAAgatgattatatttttatttttatttttgcttacaAGTGggggtgtgggggggggggattttaACCCAATTTCTCCACCATTAAAAAAATGGGCTGTGCCACCGAGCCAGAAGGTTCTGGGCCAAGATTatcatttatttctttgttctttgaaaGAGATTTTCTTTTAGGGCTTACAATTTTATGGATTTGGCAGGGTCAAGCATGTGATGGTAACGGCTCTTTTATTGGTCTGTGGTGCAATGACTACGACATGGATCTGTGATACCATATCAGAATCTGGATTTGGTAGTATTCTTGACATATTAGTTTGcatttttattgtatttcttATACTTCTCTTGTTGTTGTTTATTCACACTATATTTGTGGATAAATCTTAATTTTCCTGTAAAGAAAACAaccaatgaaatttttttgttcttctagATTACAGGACATTATGTCGAGTATGatatttatcaaataaataaataatgggaAACATTTTAgatgctttattttgtttagattaTTTTTGAACCTGTGATTGGCTTTCTTAAGAGTATATGTTCAGTCAATGCTTATGCTAAGAAGAAAGGTTCAGTACTAAAGTTCAGAACAAAagattttcatttgaaaaacaTATATGACCAGAAATTTTCATATAGCACATATAATTATTCTGATGCATGTATTGAACGTGTTCTTATCTAGAAATCTTTTGTATTGCTTAGGATCAAAGAAGTTAGTTTGCAATTATTTTAGGAATAGCATGAGAGATTTTTTGCCTGGGAGGGCTATATAATATTAGAACTCAAATGCTGAACTATGAGAGAATgtatcaaaacatgaaatgtaATGCTACTGTAGAATATGTGatcattcttttctttgataggGTTTGTGCTACTGTGTGCTTCATTCTCttcaatatttgatttcattACAGAATCAACTGCTTAATGATTCCTTCAAACTCCtagcttctttctttttagtttttcccTTCTGACGTGGTTGTCAGTATTTTTATAGCGGCACCTTTTGTCTTAGAAGGGCATACTGCTGTACTCCAACCAGAAATGCTGGTATTGCCAATTCTAGTTGATCTGGTACATTGGACCTCTGGTTGATTCTATGCCttctaaagatgaaagagatagcctattttcttgttttgttctCTTCCAttccaaaaaaggaaagaaaaagtagACATGATGGTAACGTACTATCAAGTTTTAGGTAATTAGGAACATTGTCTGATCTTGTATGATGTAATCTTCTCTTCTAGTCTGACCTGTTATGCATATTTCAGGTCAAGGTTCATCTCTAATTATATGTGTGGGAATATTGACGGGCTATACGGAAACATTATACAAAATGCTGTCTCAGCTCTCAGGTTTGTGATAAGAGATGAACttaaatctataaatattttgaTCTCTGCCTCCCTTTTTCTaggtgtaaaataatttttgatattattcaatCTACTCttatattttatagtttaatGAGAGAAGGTCAAGTCTGTCTTTGTTGCTCATGACTTAATTTCTGTTGCATCTTCTTAAGTTCGATGTTTAACATCACAATCAGAGCATGATGTAGCCCTAATTTCAGAACCTCTAATGGAATATTATGTTAAATCCTAACTGTGTAAAATCATTTGTGTAAACTAGTAGTATGCAGTTCAAAATTCAATTACTTAAAAACAAATTCTGTGCCCATACATAGAGAGACAACCAAATTACATGTGATACTTTTAAGATTTTAAATTGAcatctatgaagcacgggtgcgtttcgggactcgggtaCGGGTGTGGGActcaacaatttttgaaaaagaaggatgtgggactcggcgattaaaaaattattaaaaatatttttatttatattttctatatatttttactattaaaatattcttaaaaaacacattactatgccttgattcacaaaacaaagaaagaagaaggtaaGAAACACATTACTATGCCTCTGAGGTGGGAATTTCGGCTGTTCCGGCTAGATTCAATGCCGATTTCGGCTTGTTTCGGCCGTTTCAGTCATCGGCTGATACGATCCGATATGGCCAATACGGCCCGATTTGCGCCGAACCGGGCTGATTTGGCCAAAATCGAAGCCGAGTTGGTGCGAATCAAGCCGAGTCGGCACAAatccgagaaaaaaaaaaaaaaaaaaaaagctcaaacgCCGGCACTAACGCGCAGGCAACCGCGTCGGACACTACGTCCTGCGTCAGGCCGTGTTGGACTTGGGTGCAACACCCTTCCAGCCACATCCATGCTTTCTAGATTGAcatacataaatttattttgaaacaatTGGCAAAGTAGAACTTTATAAACATTAATTTACACAAACTCAATCAAATCTATATGACATTTATCACATTTATTGAgatctttatttttatggtgtgtttggataccgcttattttgctgaaattgaaaaattattgttgatagtactgtagataaaggcaaaaattagttgaaatagtacagtggggcctatgaatagtgtcaaaaagtgcagtgggacccataaatagtagcaaaaataagctaaatagtgaaataattttaatttttaatcctaacccaaacgcacacttgGTCATATGATTGAACCTAGTTTGCCATTTGACTATCATGTTCTTGTAACTGGTATATTCATAAGTATTTCATATAATTCTTGTCATTGTAGAACAGTAATTTAGATACTGCACAATCACCCATTCCTCAATCACCACAAATAAACACAAACTCACAAACAATTACCATTCCAAAGCCATGAAAAACACCCTAGAAAAAAACCCAGATAGAATAACTTCACAAAATTAACAGAAAAGTGAATGACattgattcactattttttttttgttgtgtttgggCACAGAATTGAAAACCTTAGGGACAGACAAGAAATtccaagccaaaaaaaaaaaaaaaaaatccaacaaagagCATTATTTTAGAGAGGAACTTCTCACACACAGAGGCTTAGTGTGGAGATGAAAGCTTTATATGGTCTGTTCTGTGGAGAAGGGAAGCCATGGAAGCATAAAGCATTTTTTGCCTCTGTGGACAGAAGaaatccaaagaaaaagaaatccaacatagagagagagcaatGTTTAG
The sequence above is drawn from the Quercus lobata isolate SW786 chromosome 12, ValleyOak3.0 Primary Assembly, whole genome shotgun sequence genome and encodes:
- the LOC115971420 gene encoding preprotein translocase subunit SCY2, chloroplastic-like, with the protein product MEATLLSSHHFHPQLFPIKPTKIPGGHAERGLQFCNPLFAKTQVTFKRNPLESHRRHFLFQNKPFFSKVNKKFCVNFSDQLQSDYVNVDATSTASQNFNVVPLKPDDGADTLSLLEINNTKTVQHIPKMFKNRFLDFVRLSSVLNNAAESFFKSEIRRRLFVTAVLIIISRIGYFIPLPGFDRRLVPQDYLSFVSGSVDELGDFTGELKLSLFQLGISPQIIASIIMQVLCHVVPSLVKLRKEGLDGHEKIKSYIWWMSLGFAILEAVIVACYSLQYSIYAASHRVKHVMVTALLLVCGAMTTTWICDTISESGFGQGSSLIICVGILTGYTETLYKMLSQLSGSAVSWWPYVLAVLGIFTVVTMWAVVVTEGCRKIKLQYYGFKLASAAREDSPVTEVEPYIPFNINPSGMQPVLTATYLLGFPSILASLLGSPFWEHVKEILNPETSLGAKPWVYYTIYAFFVFLFNIFDIANLPKEIADYLNKMGARIPNIKPGKATIEYLTKIQASTRFWGGLLLSLLATTSTILDHYLRRINAGFAIGFTSVLIIVGSIIELRRSYQAYNVMPTLSKALRRYGV